In the Arachis ipaensis cultivar K30076 chromosome B10, Araip1.1, whole genome shotgun sequence genome, one interval contains:
- the LOC107623043 gene encoding caffeoyl-CoA O-methyltransferase isoform X2, which yields MASNGEQNQTSEAGRHQEVGHKSLLQSDALYQYILETSVYPREHEAMKELRELTAKHPWNIMTTSADEGQFLNMLLKLINAKNTMEIGVYTGYSLLATALALPKDGKEKNHGSYDFIFVDADKDNYLNYHKRLIDLVKVGGVIGYDNTLWNGSVVAPADAPMRKYVRYYRDFVLELNKALAVDPRIEICMLPVGDGITLCRRIS from the exons ATGGCCAGCAACGGAGAGCAGAACCAAACTTCTGAAGCTGGAAGGCACCAAGAAGTTGGTCACAAGAGCCTTCTCCAGAGTGATGCTCTATACCAG TACATTCTGGAAACCAGCGTGTACCCAAGAGAACATGAAGCCATGAAAGAATTGAGAGAATTGACAGCAAAGCACCCATG GAACATCATGACAACCTCTGCAGATGAAGGACAATTTTTGAACATGCTCCTTAAGCTCATCAATGCCAAGAATACCATGGAAATCGGTGTCTACACCGGTTACTCGCTTCTTGCCACTGCCCTTGCTCTTCCTAAAGATGGAAAG GAGAAGAACCATGGAAGCTACGACTTCATTTTCGTGGACGCAGACAAGGACAACTACCTGAACTACCATAAGAGGCTCATCGATTTGGTGAAGGTAGGTGGTGTGATCGGCTACGACAACACCCTATGGAATGGGTCTGTGGTCGCACCTGCCGATGCACCCATGAGGAAGTACGTTAGGTACTACAGAGATTTTGTGTTGGAGCTTAACAAGGCCTTGGCTGTGGACCCCAGAATTGAGATCTGCATGCTCCCGGTTGGTGATGGAATCACTCTCTGCCGTCGGATCAGCTGA
- the LOC107623043 gene encoding caffeoyl-CoA O-methyltransferase isoform X1 — MASNGEQNQTSEAGRHQEVGHKSLLQSDALYQYILETSVYPREHEAMKELRELTAKHPWNIMTTSADEGQFLNMLLKLINAKNTMEIGVYTGYSLLATALALPKDGKVPRPRILYKENYELGLPVIKKAGVDHKITFKEGPALPVLDELVKDEKNHGSYDFIFVDADKDNYLNYHKRLIDLVKVGGVIGYDNTLWNGSVVAPADAPMRKYVRYYRDFVLELNKALAVDPRIEICMLPVGDGITLCRRIS, encoded by the exons ATGGCCAGCAACGGAGAGCAGAACCAAACTTCTGAAGCTGGAAGGCACCAAGAAGTTGGTCACAAGAGCCTTCTCCAGAGTGATGCTCTATACCAG TACATTCTGGAAACCAGCGTGTACCCAAGAGAACATGAAGCCATGAAAGAATTGAGAGAATTGACAGCAAAGCACCCATG GAACATCATGACAACCTCTGCAGATGAAGGACAATTTTTGAACATGCTCCTTAAGCTCATCAATGCCAAGAATACCATGGAAATCGGTGTCTACACCGGTTACTCGCTTCTTGCCACTGCCCTTGCTCTTCCTAAAGATGGAAAGGTACCAAGaccaagaat ATTATATAAGGAGAACTACGAATTGGGTCTGCCAGTAATTAAAAAAGCCGGTGTTGACCACAAAATTACCTTCAAAGAAGGACCAGCTCTCCCTGTTCTCGACGAATTGGTTAAAGAT GAGAAGAACCATGGAAGCTACGACTTCATTTTCGTGGACGCAGACAAGGACAACTACCTGAACTACCATAAGAGGCTCATCGATTTGGTGAAGGTAGGTGGTGTGATCGGCTACGACAACACCCTATGGAATGGGTCTGTGGTCGCACCTGCCGATGCACCCATGAGGAAGTACGTTAGGTACTACAGAGATTTTGTGTTGGAGCTTAACAAGGCCTTGGCTGTGGACCCCAGAATTGAGATCTGCATGCTCCCGGTTGGTGATGGAATCACTCTCTGCCGTCGGATCAGCTGA
- the LOC107620312 gene encoding uncharacterized protein LOC107620312 — translation MSMSMSMSSPEVLLKNRFMSFLIWQSIPSTLIFLLFKPILSSSFWPLFTSSLSFPDSAHFRARAKVSLSFVLFAAASAASGLVAAVSLCGLRAIGEGFWVIGRVGLRGFFVGLLFGLHYVLKHRWVLEFPIIQRPPYFSFKMGVPSAGRRALKLSIVASVFSAILLELLPHPFKYSISLQRYFTEQIVFSIATFAIFFCWELTHHLHRVLHTKRSIFAPPXXXXAAETNPTEHLLLALEESDPTSLLRYLAYFDLCMVCEKNVDTWRRAAFFEETGETYKRVIAVCLKPLEQLATILSEGMGNSVDKPAQLSNQLSSPTDPRLDSKCLEQLQLLQLYTWCSRSVASLTACSRKEDKFGVAQLSGSNAAVISTLISCLLAVENFMGKKTNLQSPHQLLGPAGIRWATMNGGRVDVSSGKRRSGPVNSKAYVIADVLRTSIYEIVSAFHDEMLAGAKASLLEKDWITNGKPAFGTREMLIQKLRLFLDYRAT, via the exons ATGTCAATGTCAATGTCAATGTCGTCTCCGGAGGTGTTACTGAAGAATCGTTTCATGAGCTTCTTGATCTGGCAATCCATACCCTCAACCCTCATCTTCCTCCTATTCAAACCCatcctctcttcttctttctgGCCACTCTTCACTTCCTCTCTCTCCTTC CCCGACTCCGCCCACTTTCGCGCCCGTGCCAAGGTTTCCTTATCATTCGTGCTCTTCGCGGCCGCCTCTGCAGCTTCTGGTCTGGTGGCGGCAGTGTCCCTATGCGGGCTTCGAGCCATTGGTGAGGGCTTTTGGGTGATTGGAAGGGTAGGGTTGAGGGGTTTCTTCGTTGGTTTACTTTTTGGTTTGCATTACGTTTTGAAGCATCGATGGGTTTTGGAGTTTCCCATCATTCAG CGGCCACCTTACTTCAGCTTCAAAATGGGAGTTCCTTCGGCTGGTAGGCGCGCTCTCAAGCTTTCCATTGTGGCTTCCGTCTTCTCAGCTATTTTATTAGAGCTTCTCCCACATCCATTTAAGTACAGCATTTCACTACAGAGATACTTCACTGAGCAGATCGTCTTTTCTATTGCCACTTTTGCTATCTTCTTCTGTTGGGAATTGACTCATCACTTGCACCGG GTTTTACATACAAAGAGATCCATATTTGCACCTCC NNNNNNNNNNNCAGCAGCAGAAACAAATCCAACTGAACATCTCCTTTTAGCTTTGGAGGAGAGTGATCCAACATCTCTTCTACGCTATCTTGCGTATTTTGATCTCTGTATGGTATGCGAGAAAAATGTTGACACTTGGAGGCGTGCAGcattttttgaagaaactggtgaGACTTACAAAAGAGTAATCGCTGTGTGCTTGAAGCCACTGGAGCAACTTGCCACAATATTAAGTGAAGGCATGGGAAATTCTGTTGACAAACCTGCACAGCTATCGAATCAGTTATCATCTCCAACTGATCCACGACTTGATTCAAAGTGCTTAGAACAATTGCAGCTTCTCCAG CTTTACACGTGGTGTTCAAGGTCTGTTGCCTCACTGACTGCCTGTTCACGCAAAGAAGATAAGTTTGGGGTTGCTCAGCTCTCTGGGAGTAATGCTGCCGTAATTTCAACGTTGATATCCTGTCTTCTAGCTGTTGAAAATTTCATGGGAAAGAAAACAAACCTGCAGTCCCCGCACCAGCTATTGGGACCTGCCGGTATCAGATGGGCAACAATGAACGGTGGAAGGGTGGATGTTTCATCTGGTAAAAGAAGAAGTGGCCCAGTAAACTCAAAAGCTTATGTTATTGCTGATGTTCTAAGGACTTCAATATACGAAATAGTATCAGCATTCCATGATGAGATGTTAGCTGGTGCTAAAGCAAGCCTCCTTGAGAAGGACTGGATCACCAATGGGAAACCAGCTTTTGGTACCCGTGAGATGCTTATACAAAAGCTACGTCTTTTCCTTGATTATAGAGCTACATAG